From Chryseobacterium sp. IHB B 17019, one genomic window encodes:
- a CDS encoding DUF1684 domain-containing protein, with protein MKKYILLLIFCPLFIFSQKKVSKEELEVKKFQKELNAEYSNPKETPLRGENFTNFKGHRFFPFDLKYRIKAKFSKTENSKPFDLPTSSGKTKSYKEYGKATFELDGESYTLTLYQSLDLIKQEKYKDYLFLPFRDATNEKETYGGGKYMDLTIPKGNTIVLDFNKSYQPYCAYNAYDYNCPIVPEENKLPVEIRAGVMYEDIYH; from the coding sequence ATGAAGAAATATATTTTACTATTAATATTTTGTCCGTTATTCATTTTTTCACAGAAAAAGGTTTCCAAAGAAGAGCTAGAAGTGAAAAAGTTTCAAAAAGAACTAAATGCGGAATATTCAAATCCAAAAGAAACACCTTTACGGGGAGAAAATTTTACAAATTTCAAAGGACATCGTTTTTTTCCTTTTGATTTAAAATACAGAATTAAAGCTAAGTTTAGCAAAACAGAAAACTCGAAGCCATTTGATCTTCCGACCTCTTCCGGAAAAACAAAATCTTATAAAGAATATGGCAAAGCAACTTTTGAACTGGACGGTGAATCTTACACTTTAACGCTGTATCAAAGTTTAGATTTAATCAAACAAGAAAAATATAAGGATTATTTATTTCTGCCTTTCCGTGATGCAACCAATGAAAAAGAAACCTACGGAGGAGGAAAATATATGGATTTAACTATCCCAAAAGGAAATACAATCGTTCTGGATTTCAACAAATCATACCAACCTTACTGCGCTTACAACGCTTACGACTACAATTGCCCGATTGTTCCTGAAGAAAACAAACTTCCTGTTGAAATTCGTGCAGGAGTTATGTATGAAGATATTTATCATTAA
- the recO gene encoding DNA repair protein RecO, with product MNSQNGFLLSYIKYGENDAVLHCFTEEDGFQSYFLKGIYAKRNKKKALLLPLSKLNFSLNPLKGSGIQTISKFEMVKSNDIYSDIKCNSVVFFISDFLNQNLRHENKNQHIFFCLEEFIDELENQNYQSHFIFLIKILKINGVVPLLNDGKYLDPETGVFTQSMTHQLFGEEISALWKSILYSENPYQIKIRSAFRKDFLDSLLVYYHYHITDFKTPTSLEVIQQIFE from the coding sequence ATGAATTCACAAAACGGATTTTTATTATCATACATAAAATACGGTGAAAACGATGCTGTCCTGCACTGTTTCACGGAAGAAGATGGCTTTCAGTCTTATTTTTTAAAAGGAATTTATGCCAAAAGAAATAAGAAGAAGGCTTTGCTTCTGCCTTTGAGCAAGCTTAATTTTTCTTTAAATCCATTAAAAGGAAGCGGCATACAGACCATTTCCAAATTTGAGATGGTAAAAAGCAATGATATTTATTCGGATATCAAATGTAATTCGGTTGTGTTTTTTATTTCAGATTTTTTAAATCAAAACCTGAGGCACGAAAATAAAAACCAGCATATTTTCTTTTGTCTTGAAGAGTTTATTGATGAATTGGAAAACCAAAATTACCAGTCGCACTTTATATTTTTAATTAAAATCTTAAAAATTAATGGAGTCGTTCCCTTGCTCAATGATGGAAAATATCTTGATCCGGAAACCGGAGTTTTTACTCAAAGTATGACCCATCAATTGTTTGGTGAAGAAATATCAGCGCTCTGGAAATCTATTCTCTATTCTGAAAATCCTTATCAGATAAAAATTCGTTCGGCTTTTAGAAAAGATTTTTTAGACAGCCTTTTGGTCTACTACCACTATCATATCACCGATTTCAAAACTCCGACCTCTCTTGAAGTAATCCAACAGATATTTGAGTAA
- a CDS encoding glucose 1-dehydrogenase, with translation MEISLQNQVAVVTGASSGIGSGIAKSLASAGATVVVNHSSERSTDEAKAVLKEITDAGGKGMTYQCDVSKEDQVVKMFQDTISEFGTVDILINNAGIQKDSKFTEMTLDQWNAVIGVNLTGQFLCAREAIKEFLRRGIDTSRSVACGKIIHISSVHEVIPWAGHANYAASKGAIRMLMQTLAQEYGADKIRVNSICPGAIQTPINTNAWNSPEALNSLLTLIPYNRIGQPQDIGNLAAFLASDLSDYITGASIFVDGGMTTFESFSTGG, from the coding sequence ATGGAAATCTCACTTCAAAATCAGGTTGCTGTAGTTACGGGAGCCTCCAGCGGAATTGGTTCGGGAATTGCAAAATCTTTGGCTTCGGCGGGCGCGACGGTCGTTGTCAATCACTCTTCGGAAAGGTCTACGGATGAAGCAAAGGCAGTTTTAAAAGAAATTACCGACGCTGGCGGAAAAGGAATGACCTATCAATGCGATGTTTCTAAAGAAGATCAGGTCGTGAAAATGTTTCAGGATACCATTTCAGAATTCGGGACCGTTGATATTTTGATCAATAATGCCGGCATTCAAAAAGATTCAAAATTCACGGAAATGACGCTGGATCAATGGAATGCTGTGATTGGAGTGAATCTTACCGGGCAATTTCTTTGCGCAAGAGAAGCCATTAAAGAATTTCTTCGCCGCGGAATAGACACCTCACGCTCAGTTGCCTGCGGAAAAATCATTCACATAAGTTCTGTTCATGAGGTTATTCCGTGGGCAGGCCACGCCAATTATGCGGCAAGCAAGGGCGCAATCAGGATGCTGATGCAAACGTTGGCTCAAGAATACGGAGCAGACAAAATCCGAGTGAATTCTATCTGTCCCGGCGCCATTCAAACGCCTATCAATACGAACGCGTGGAACAGTCCGGAAGCACTTAATTCACTTTTAACACTTATTCCTTACAACAGAATCGGGCAACCGCAGGACATCGGAAATCTGGCTGCTTTTCTAGCGAGCGACTTATCGGATTACATTACCGGAGCCAGCATTTTTGTGGATGGTGGTATGACCACTTTTGAGAGTTTTTCAACGGGTGGATAG
- the mqo gene encoding malate dehydrogenase (quinone), producing MSQSLTSRTPKPKYDVVLIGGGIMSATLATILHEFDPNLEIAIFERLGRFAKESTAAWNNAGTGHSAFCELNYTPEKSDGTIDISKAESIAEQFEISKQFWSYLITKGYIKNPKNFINSCPHMSLVFGEKDAEYLKKRYEKMSESVLFKEMEFTTDHEKLKEWIPLVMSKRNPSEIMAATKMDLGTDVNFGTLTRKMGRHLLEDSNVEVFLYHEVKDIDPREDGTWEMKVKDRIHNHKQEVVADFVFIGAGGYALPLLDSSDIKESEGYGGFPVSGQWLVTHNQELVEKHHAKVYTQATVDAPPMSVPHLDLRIIDGEKALLFGPFAGFSTKFLKEGSYLDLPESVNTKNLRSLFGAWWHNIPLTKYLVQQVAMTKAQRIQHLREFIKDAKEEDWELKVAGQRVQIIKKDESEGGKLEFGTEVVVNKKGTIASLLGASPGASTAVYAMLNVLEKCFPEKLHGEWKDKLLEMVPSYGQKLAGNPELTEKVRNYSKEKLELEY from the coding sequence ATGTCACAATCGCTTACAAGCAGAACGCCGAAACCCAAATACGACGTTGTTCTAATAGGTGGCGGAATTATGAGTGCCACATTAGCTACCATATTGCATGAGTTTGATCCCAATCTGGAGATCGCAATTTTTGAAAGACTAGGTAGGTTTGCAAAAGAAAGTACAGCAGCCTGGAATAATGCAGGAACCGGTCACTCAGCGTTTTGTGAACTTAATTATACTCCCGAAAAATCCGACGGAACCATCGATATTTCAAAAGCGGAAAGCATTGCCGAGCAGTTTGAAATCTCTAAACAGTTCTGGTCTTATTTAATAACAAAAGGATACATTAAAAATCCTAAAAATTTCATCAATTCCTGTCCGCACATGAGCTTGGTATTCGGAGAAAAAGACGCCGAATATCTTAAAAAACGATACGAAAAGATGTCCGAATCTGTTTTGTTTAAAGAAATGGAATTCACAACAGATCACGAAAAATTAAAAGAATGGATTCCTTTGGTTATGAGCAAAAGAAACCCTTCTGAAATAATGGCTGCAACCAAAATGGATTTGGGAACAGACGTGAATTTTGGAACGCTGACAAGAAAAATGGGAAGACATCTCTTGGAAGATTCCAATGTTGAGGTTTTCCTGTATCATGAAGTAAAAGATATCGACCCGAGAGAAGACGGAACATGGGAAATGAAAGTAAAAGACAGGATTCATAATCATAAGCAGGAAGTCGTGGCAGACTTCGTATTCATCGGCGCTGGAGGATATGCGTTACCTCTTTTGGATAGCTCTGATATCAAAGAAAGTGAAGGCTACGGAGGCTTCCCGGTTTCCGGGCAATGGTTGGTAACTCACAATCAGGAGTTAGTGGAAAAACATCACGCAAAAGTTTATACACAAGCAACTGTGGATGCGCCGCCGATGTCCGTTCCACATTTGGATTTAAGGATTATTGATGGCGAAAAAGCACTGCTTTTCGGCCCGTTTGCGGGATTTTCAACAAAATTTTTAAAGGAAGGAAGCTATCTTGATTTACCTGAAAGTGTGAATACAAAAAATTTAAGATCATTATTCGGGGCTTGGTGGCATAATATTCCTTTAACGAAATATCTCGTTCAGCAAGTTGCCATGACAAAAGCCCAGAGAATTCAGCATTTGAGAGAGTTTATTAAAGATGCCAAAGAAGAGGATTGGGAACTGAAAGTGGCCGGACAAAGAGTACAGATCATTAAAAAAGATGAAAGTGAAGGTGGGAAACTAGAATTCGGGACCGAAGTTGTGGTTAATAAAAAAGGAACGATCGCTTCACTGTTAGGTGCTTCACCAGGCGCTTCAACAGCCGTTTATGCCATGCTCAATGTTTTAGAAAAATGCTTCCCCGAAAAGCTTCACGGAGAATGGAAAGATAAATTACTGGAAATGGTTCCTTCTTACGGACAAAAACTTGCCGGCAACCCAGAACTCACAGAAAAAGTAAGAAATTACTCAAAAGAAAAATTAGAACTTGAATATTGA
- a CDS encoding GNAT family N-acetyltransferase has protein sequence MVSLKFFTEEDLPEVDYTLDEIQSQYTSTAEYALNRIAERNTGLEFPVIIVNDEKIAGFFTLDFGDDKLDLTDNPNSTLLRSLSIKPEMQGKGIGKAAMLETDHFVRKNFTNCDEIVLAVNQNNISAYDLYLKVGYHYDGKTRMGRSGLQYLMYKKL, from the coding sequence ATGGTTAGCTTAAAATTTTTCACAGAAGAAGATCTTCCGGAGGTAGATTATACTTTGGACGAAATTCAATCTCAGTATACTTCAACAGCAGAATATGCATTAAATAGAATTGCAGAAAGAAACACGGGGCTGGAATTTCCGGTAATCATTGTCAATGATGAGAAAATTGCAGGATTTTTCACCTTGGATTTCGGTGATGATAAGCTGGACTTAACGGATAACCCAAACTCCACACTATTGCGCTCTCTATCTATCAAACCAGAAATGCAGGGCAAAGGAATAGGGAAGGCGGCAATGCTGGAAACAGATCATTTTGTGCGTAAAAATTTCACCAACTGCGACGAAATTGTACTTGCTGTCAATCAGAATAATATTTCGGCTTATGATCTATACTTAAAAGTTGGCTATCATTACGATGGAAAAACTAGGATGGGACGTAGCGGTCTGCAATATTTAATGTACAAAAAACTTTAA
- the porZ gene encoding type IX secretion system anionic LPS delivery protein PorZ, which yields MKKLSLISLGVLASLQFVNAQNISSKKWADLFSYNNVLAMKEDNGKIVAAAENGIFYYTISSGEITKLSKANGLHEVKISAFDYNPQTKIGLIGYQNGSMDVVTPDGVTYIVDIPIATGYNASKKINHISITGDLAVISVGYGVSIFDLKKKEFKDSAFFLTGGVYEASNEATIFGNKVYSVTNTGLKSHEMNTTFPVFSTWSTEMAGSFKHIDSESVLTFSSPTTAYLYNGGTPTPLSQTFSNARDLVVNSNSIVVTDVNRIYTFNTSGNFNNSVTFGEECNTAIAIGSNVYGGTVLSGIKNESNNSFRPDGPYFNFAYKINLYGDNQILVSTGGRGNRFNTPISNPKNPGFYYFDGMQWVYSSYFTSGTKVFNVLDAIANPTDSNEVFFTNYVFSPDQGVYKMKYNSANKDFEFVKQYNLGATSIYYTRPVGFTYDDQNNLFVTVAFTQDASSGLGFYDKITDQFTVKSFGYSNGSQKPLFYEKLLWIPLPRTNQFLAYDLKSTPSNLTDDTDYILNQSNGFAANSGGSVSVAIDKSGDAWIGGDIGLRILPNAVSAIKDPNSATVEPIIIEQNGLGEELFRDAQILQVEVDAGDHKWVSVDGGGVYYLSADGQQTIKHFTKENSPLPTNSITDIKVDRKTGKVYFVSYDGIVTYQGDVSDVTSDFGNVLVYPNPVVYSNFKGKVTIKGLAEVTNIRIADATGNVVHSAVARGGYYEWDLNNQRGKRVASGIYFVLMTNEDGSDKATAKIAVVN from the coding sequence ATGAAAAAACTCTCTTTAATTTCTCTTGGTGTTTTAGCATCCCTACAATTTGTAAATGCACAGAATATTTCTTCAAAAAAATGGGCAGATTTGTTTTCCTACAACAATGTTTTGGCCATGAAAGAAGATAATGGAAAAATAGTGGCAGCCGCAGAAAACGGGATATTTTATTATACAATTTCATCAGGTGAAATTACCAAGCTGTCTAAAGCAAACGGCTTGCATGAGGTGAAAATTTCTGCTTTCGACTATAATCCTCAGACAAAAATAGGGTTGATCGGTTATCAGAACGGCTCTATGGATGTTGTTACTCCGGACGGAGTTACCTATATTGTGGACATTCCAATTGCTACCGGCTACAATGCAAGCAAAAAAATCAATCATATTTCCATTACGGGAGATCTGGCTGTCATTTCCGTAGGATATGGAGTTTCTATTTTTGATTTAAAGAAAAAGGAATTTAAGGATTCTGCATTTTTCCTTACAGGAGGTGTGTATGAGGCTAGTAACGAAGCAACAATTTTCGGGAATAAAGTATATTCCGTAACTAATACAGGGCTAAAAAGCCATGAAATGAATACAACTTTCCCGGTTTTCTCAACGTGGTCTACCGAAATGGCAGGTTCTTTCAAACATATAGATTCTGAATCTGTACTTACTTTTTCATCACCCACTACAGCTTACCTTTACAATGGGGGTACTCCTACTCCGCTATCACAAACGTTCAGCAATGCTCGCGATTTGGTTGTAAACAGCAACAGTATTGTTGTCACTGATGTGAACAGGATTTATACATTTAATACCAGCGGAAATTTTAATAATAGTGTAACTTTCGGGGAAGAATGTAATACCGCAATCGCCATAGGAAGCAATGTCTATGGTGGGACTGTCTTATCCGGAATAAAAAACGAAAGCAACAATTCTTTCAGACCGGATGGGCCTTACTTTAATTTTGCCTATAAAATCAACTTATACGGCGACAATCAGATTTTAGTATCAACCGGCGGTAGAGGAAACAGATTCAATACGCCTATCTCAAATCCTAAAAATCCAGGATTTTATTATTTTGACGGAATGCAGTGGGTTTATTCATCGTATTTCACATCAGGGACTAAAGTATTCAATGTATTGGATGCTATTGCGAACCCTACCGACAGTAATGAAGTTTTCTTCACAAATTATGTTTTCTCACCGGATCAGGGAGTTTACAAAATGAAGTATAATTCTGCGAATAAAGATTTTGAGTTTGTGAAGCAATACAATCTGGGAGCTACAAGCATTTATTATACACGACCGGTTGGTTTTACTTATGATGATCAGAATAATTTATTTGTTACCGTAGCTTTTACTCAAGATGCGTCAAGTGGATTAGGTTTCTATGATAAAATAACAGACCAATTTACAGTAAAAAGCTTTGGATACAGTAATGGATCCCAAAAGCCGCTGTTCTATGAAAAATTATTGTGGATTCCTTTACCAAGAACGAACCAGTTTTTGGCCTATGATTTAAAAAGTACCCCTTCCAATCTTACTGACGATACAGACTATATTTTAAACCAATCCAACGGCTTTGCAGCCAATTCCGGGGGATCAGTTTCTGTGGCCATTGACAAATCAGGGGATGCATGGATAGGAGGTGATATTGGTTTAAGAATTTTGCCTAATGCTGTTTCGGCAATTAAAGATCCTAACAGTGCGACGGTAGAACCTATTATTATTGAGCAAAATGGCCTTGGTGAAGAACTTTTCAGAGATGCCCAGATTTTGCAGGTTGAAGTGGATGCAGGAGATCACAAATGGGTTTCTGTAGACGGCGGCGGTGTTTATTACCTTTCCGCAGATGGGCAGCAGACAATTAAGCATTTTACAAAAGAAAATTCGCCATTACCTACCAACAGTATTACAGATATCAAAGTAGACAGAAAAACAGGAAAAGTTTATTTCGTTTCTTATGACGGAATTGTGACTTATCAGGGTGATGTTTCAGATGTAACATCAGATTTCGGAAACGTTCTGGTTTATCCGAATCCTGTTGTTTATTCTAATTTTAAAGGAAAAGTTACCATCAAAGGCCTAGCGGAAGTTACCAATATCAGAATCGCTGATGCAACAGGAAATGTGGTACATTCTGCAGTGGCAAGAGGTGGATATTATGAATGGGATCTTAATAATCAAAGAGGAAAAAGAGTGGCTTCAGGGATTTATTTTGTTTTAATGACCAATGAAGACGGCTCAGATAAAGCTACTGCAAAAATAGCTGTGGTCAATTAA
- a CDS encoding MGH1-like glycoside hydrolase domain-containing protein produces the protein MKEKERLSDISWKKWGPYVSNREWGLVREDYSANGDAWNYTTHDTAEAKTYRWGEEGICGICDDIQKLIFSIGFWNKKDKIVKERFFGLTNRQGNHGEDVKEYFYYLDSTPTHSYMKMLYKYPQNAFPYEDLLMTNAGRGKEDPEYELIDTGIFDQNEYFDIFIEYAKESQNDILVKLTIVNKSENKAPLIILPTAWFRNTWNWGYDEYKPQMTSEESDSITVHHKDLEIKNIYAKQSAKVLFCDNETNNEKIYQCPNKSKYSKDGINDFVVNGNSQSVNPKDFGTKAAFFIDENFKPKETKIFEFRISDKDLKQPFKDFDEIFNLRKQEADEFYAEIQKEIKTEDEKLVQRQAFAGMLWSKMFYHYNVEKWLKGDPAEVTPPKSREKLRNFQWKHLNNEHIISMPDKWEYPWYATWDLAFHTISFSLIDPDFAKHQLKLFLFEWYMHPNGQLPAYEWNFNDVNPPVHAWAVFRVFKIDEYLKGKPDLEFLESAFQKLLMNFTWWVNKKDSNGNNIFEGGFLGLDNIGIFDRSIPLPDGEHLEQSDGTSWMAMFALNMMRIALELALYNNVYEEMAMKFFEHFLSIANSLDNMGDEDFSLWDEEDEFFYDALSLSDGSHMYLRLRTVVGLIPMFAVEVIDDEMIENLPNFKQRMEWVLENKPELAALVSHWEVKGQDSKHLLSLLRGHRLKRLLSRMLNPDEFLSEFGVRALSKEYEKEPFNIKLNENDYTVKYTPAESDSGLFGGNSNWRGPIWFPINFLIIESLQRFFFYYSPDFLVEYPTGSGNYLNLDQIADALSERLSKIFLKDEHGNRPFNGQYPRFQSDPDFKDYILFYEYFHGDNGRGVGASHQTGWTGLIAKILMPRFSKKSIAESETGMPGGVK, from the coding sequence ATGAAAGAAAAAGAAAGACTATCAGATATTTCCTGGAAAAAATGGGGTCCATACGTCAGCAACCGTGAATGGGGATTGGTACGTGAAGATTACAGTGCAAACGGTGACGCCTGGAACTATACCACTCACGACACGGCCGAAGCAAAAACCTACCGTTGGGGAGAAGAGGGCATCTGCGGAATTTGTGATGATATACAGAAGTTAATTTTTTCCATCGGATTCTGGAATAAAAAGGATAAAATAGTGAAAGAACGTTTCTTTGGCTTAACGAACAGACAAGGAAATCATGGCGAAGATGTAAAAGAATACTTCTATTATCTGGATTCTACGCCCACACATTCTTACATGAAAATGCTGTACAAATATCCACAGAATGCCTTTCCGTACGAAGATTTATTAATGACAAATGCCGGAAGAGGGAAAGAGGATCCTGAATACGAATTGATCGACACCGGAATTTTTGACCAAAACGAATATTTTGACATTTTTATTGAATATGCAAAAGAAAGCCAGAATGATATTTTGGTGAAACTCACGATCGTCAACAAATCTGAAAACAAAGCTCCGTTGATTATTTTGCCGACAGCTTGGTTCAGGAACACATGGAATTGGGGCTACGATGAATATAAACCGCAAATGACCAGTGAAGAATCTGATTCCATTACCGTTCATCATAAAGATTTAGAAATAAAAAATATTTACGCAAAACAATCGGCAAAAGTCTTGTTTTGTGATAATGAAACCAATAATGAAAAGATTTACCAATGCCCCAATAAATCAAAATACAGTAAAGACGGAATCAATGATTTTGTAGTCAACGGAAACTCTCAATCCGTAAATCCGAAAGATTTCGGTACAAAAGCCGCATTTTTTATTGATGAAAACTTTAAACCAAAAGAAACAAAAATATTTGAGTTCAGGATTTCAGATAAAGACTTAAAACAACCATTTAAAGATTTTGATGAAATTTTTAACTTAAGAAAACAGGAAGCCGACGAATTTTACGCAGAAATTCAAAAAGAAATAAAAACGGAAGATGAAAAGCTGGTTCAACGGCAGGCTTTTGCAGGAATGCTTTGGAGCAAGATGTTTTATCATTACAATGTTGAAAAATGGCTGAAAGGCGATCCGGCAGAAGTAACTCCGCCAAAATCCCGTGAAAAGCTCCGTAATTTTCAATGGAAACATCTCAACAATGAGCATATTATTTCCATGCCCGACAAATGGGAATATCCGTGGTATGCAACCTGGGATCTGGCTTTTCATACGATAAGTTTTTCTTTGATTGACCCTGATTTTGCAAAACATCAGTTAAAACTTTTCCTTTTTGAATGGTACATGCACCCCAATGGCCAGCTTCCAGCCTATGAATGGAATTTCAATGATGTGAATCCTCCGGTGCATGCATGGGCGGTTTTTCGGGTTTTTAAAATTGATGAATATTTAAAAGGAAAGCCTGATCTGGAATTCCTTGAAAGTGCTTTCCAGAAACTATTGATGAACTTTACATGGTGGGTCAACAAAAAAGACAGCAATGGAAACAATATTTTTGAAGGAGGATTTTTAGGACTTGATAACATCGGTATTTTTGACCGCAGCATACCACTTCCGGATGGTGAACATCTGGAGCAGTCTGACGGGACCAGCTGGATGGCCATGTTTGCGCTGAATATGATGAGAATTGCCTTGGAGTTGGCTCTTTACAACAATGTGTATGAAGAAATGGCAATGAAGTTTTTTGAGCATTTCCTTTCCATAGCCAATTCGCTGGACAATATGGGAGATGAAGATTTTAGCCTTTGGGATGAGGAAGATGAGTTTTTTTATGATGCGCTCTCTTTGAGTGACGGGAGCCATATGTATTTGAGATTAAGGACTGTAGTTGGATTAATTCCGATGTTTGCGGTGGAAGTTATTGATGATGAAATGATTGAGAATCTTCCAAACTTCAAACAAAGAATGGAATGGGTTCTGGAAAATAAACCGGAACTGGCAGCGCTGGTTTCCCATTGGGAAGTAAAGGGGCAGGATTCTAAGCATTTGCTTTCACTTCTCCGAGGCCATCGTTTGAAAAGATTACTGAGCAGAATGCTGAATCCCGATGAATTTTTAAGTGAGTTCGGGGTTCGTGCTTTGTCGAAAGAATATGAGAAAGAGCCTTTTAATATTAAATTAAATGAAAATGATTACACCGTAAAATACACTCCGGCAGAAAGTGACAGTGGACTTTTTGGGGGCAACAGTAATTGGCGAGGCCCGATCTGGTTTCCGATTAATTTTTTAATTATTGAAAGCTTACAACGGTTTTTCTTTTATTACAGCCCTGATTTTTTAGTAGAATATCCTACGGGAAGTGGGAATTACCTTAATTTGGATCAAATTGCTGATGCTTTAAGTGAAAGATTATCTAAAATATTTTTAAAGGACGAACACGGAAACCGTCCTTTCAACGGACAGTATCCAAGATTTCAGTCTGATCCGGATTTTAAAGATTATATTTTATTTTACGAATATTTTCATGGGGACAACGGCCGTGGAGTGGGAGCTTCCCATCAAACGGGTTGGACGGGCTTAATTGCAAAAATTCTTATGCCAAGATTTTCAAAAAAATCAATCGCAGAGTCTGAAACGGGAATGCCGGGAGGTGTGAAATAG
- a CDS encoding GMC family oxidoreductase N-terminal domain-containing protein — protein MMNRKEFIKSGFLAIGGFYFLNSGVLKAGQLQKSNIKGVDAPIIIVGSGYGGAVAALRLCQAGKKVVMLEMGMNWGKSGLPYSSLLKPEKSAAWLKTKTIAPFFNIFSIKPFTGVLDRLDFEHINIWVGRGVGGGSLVNGGMAVTPKKDYFKEVFPNLDTEKFYSVYFPKARQELKVNIVREEFLNECPYYKFNKVGEEEAHKAGFKTMRVPNVYDFSYMEKEYKNEVPRSALNNEVIYGNNYGKNSLDKTYLQKALETGNLEILDLHAVEDIKLNEDVSYTLNVRQINTLGKTVSEKTFRCRKLILAAGTMGTLQLLLKSNAVNNFPVNENIGKNWGNNGNFMTGRNWVRPLTGGTGVKQSTIPVGGVDNWDDPEHPFFAEIAPLPMGMDVATALYLQINKVDKKGSVSYSNGKLNLDWNESHTLKMKENVDFFIKKMNKANGGTRAHFLFKDGFGANICYHPLGGCVLGEATNEFGKVKNHHNLFVLDGSLIPGTIGVNPFVTIVAITEYCIENLIKQNEFA, from the coding sequence ATGATGAACAGAAAAGAGTTTATAAAATCCGGTTTCCTTGCGATAGGAGGTTTTTATTTTTTAAATTCCGGTGTATTGAAAGCCGGCCAACTGCAAAAGTCCAATATTAAAGGAGTTGATGCACCCATAATCATTGTCGGTTCGGGATATGGAGGTGCAGTTGCGGCATTACGCCTTTGCCAAGCCGGAAAGAAAGTAGTGATGTTGGAAATGGGCATGAATTGGGGGAAATCTGGACTTCCTTATTCCAGCTTATTAAAACCTGAAAAAAGTGCGGCCTGGCTGAAAACAAAAACCATTGCTCCTTTTTTCAATATTTTTAGCATAAAACCTTTTACCGGTGTGCTGGACAGATTAGATTTTGAACATATCAATATCTGGGTCGGAAGAGGTGTAGGAGGCGGTTCCCTAGTAAACGGAGGAATGGCTGTAACTCCCAAAAAAGATTATTTTAAGGAGGTTTTTCCTAATCTTGATACAGAAAAATTTTATAGCGTCTATTTCCCGAAGGCGCGGCAGGAACTGAAAGTGAATATCGTTCGGGAGGAGTTTTTAAATGAGTGTCCGTATTACAAATTCAATAAAGTGGGCGAAGAAGAAGCTCATAAAGCCGGTTTTAAAACCATGCGCGTCCCTAATGTCTACGATTTCAGCTATATGGAAAAGGAATATAAAAATGAAGTTCCTCGCTCTGCACTTAACAACGAAGTCATTTACGGAAATAATTACGGAAAAAACAGCCTGGATAAAACCTATTTACAAAAAGCTTTAGAAACGGGAAATCTGGAAATCCTCGATCTTCATGCTGTTGAAGATATTAAATTGAATGAAGATGTATCCTATACTTTAAATGTCCGACAAATCAATACTTTAGGAAAAACCGTTTCCGAGAAAACTTTTCGTTGCCGGAAGCTGATCCTCGCTGCCGGAACTATGGGAACTTTACAGCTTTTGTTGAAATCAAATGCGGTTAATAATTTTCCTGTTAATGAAAATATCGGTAAAAATTGGGGAAATAACGGAAATTTTATGACCGGAAGAAATTGGGTGAGACCACTAACGGGCGGAACCGGCGTGAAGCAATCCACAATTCCGGTAGGCGGAGTTGACAACTGGGATGATCCTGAACATCCTTTCTTTGCAGAAATTGCACCGCTTCCGATGGGCATGGATGTTGCGACTGCTTTGTATCTGCAAATTAATAAAGTGGATAAAAAAGGTTCCGTATCTTACAGCAATGGTAAGCTAAATCTCGATTGGAACGAATCTCATACTTTAAAAATGAAGGAAAACGTCGATTTTTTCATCAAAAAAATGAATAAGGCGAATGGTGGCACAAGAGCTCATTTCCTTTTTAAAGACGGTTTTGGAGCCAATATTTGTTATCATCCTTTGGGTGGATGTGTTTTGGGAGAAGCAACCAATGAATTCGGTAAGGTTAAAAATCATCATAATCTTTTTGTATTGGATGGCTCATTAATTCCGGGAACGATTGGGGTGAACCCTTTTGTAACTATTGTTGCCATTACGGAATATTGCATTGAAAATTTAATTAAACAGAATGAATTTGCTTGA